From one Magnolia sinica isolate HGM2019 chromosome 18, MsV1, whole genome shotgun sequence genomic stretch:
- the LOC131233118 gene encoding cytochrome P450 71AU50-like, with product MREVTISDHGGRIMATISRMWSWWLEETDEKDGRAKFILTIFVTAFAVSWYTWVIKKSRKEKLLWLLPPGPPGLPLIGNLPFVEPELQLYFFRLTKIYGPIFRLQLGNKLCVVLNSPSLAKEVMRDHDAVFANRDAPITALTISYGGMDIAWSAYGHDWRIQRRLFVREMMSNTILESYYTLRRQEVRRTVCDIYTKIGTPISIREQMFLTVLNVIMNMIWGGTLKGEERIRVGAEFRRVVEECVELMGKPNISDIFPVIARFDLQGLDRRMKRLLLWFDQIFDSVLDQRRKTVKAEGNGKSQESTDFLQLLMQLLDDEDPKTRITMTHLRALLMDVVVGGTETTSTTVEWALSELMYHPHIMRKVQDELEKVVGKNNTVEESHLRKLHYLDAVLKEVLRLHPVLPLLIPRRPSASCNVGGYTIPKDTRVLVNAWAIHRDPDAWDRPFEFRPERFLTEATKSDFNGNDFRYIPFGSGRRICAGLPLAEKMLMHVLASLLHSFEWALPEGTELDLLEKFGIVIKKSTPLIAIPSPRLSNPQLYAPYATFEI from the exons ATGAGAGAAGTTACGATTTCTGATCATGGTGGAAGGATCATGGCCACAATATCACGGATGTGGTCATGGTGGTTGGAAGAGACTGATGAGAAAGATGGACGGGCGAAATTCATTCTCACGATCTTCGTCACGGCATTCGCTGTCTCCTGGTACACATGGGTCATCAAGAAATCAAGAAAAGAGAAGCTGTTGTGGTTATTGCCTCCTGGCCCACCAGGGTTGCCGTTGATCGGTAACCTTCCGTTCGTAGAACCTGAGCTACAACTCTATTTTTTCAGATTAACAAAGATATACGGTCCGATCTTCAGGCTTCAGCTGGGCAACAAGCTCTGTGTGGTATTAAATTCACCTTCCCTCGCAAAGGAGGTGATGAGAGACCATGATGCAGTCTTCGCCAACCGAGATGCGCCGATCACAGCGCTGACCATCTCTTATGGTGGTATGGACATCGCATGGAGTGCGTACGGTCATGATTGGCGCATCCAAAGGAGGTTATTCGTCCGCGAGATGATGAGCAACACCATACTCGAGTCATACTACACTCTCCGTCGGCAGGAGGTCCGTCGGACTGTTTGTGACATCTACACAAAAATCGGGACGCCGATCAGCATACGTGAGCAGATGTTCCTGACCGTTCTCAATGTGATCATGAACATGATTTGGGGTGGGACACTCAAGGGCGAGGAGAGGATTAGGGTGGGTGCTGAGTTTCGGAGGGTGGTGGAGGAATGCGTGGAGCTGATGGGAAAACCGAATATTTCCGATATTTTCCCGGTTATAGCACGGTTCGACTTGCAAGGCTTGGATCGGCGAATGAAGAGGCTGTTGTTGTGGTTCGATCAGATATTTGACTCGGTCTTAGATCAACGGAGGAAAACGGTGAAAGCAGAAGGGAATGGGAAGAGCCAGGAAAGCACGGATTTCCTGCAATTACTGATGCAGCTATTGGACGATGAAGATCCGAAGACACGCATCACTATGACCCACCTCAGGGCCCTTCTTATG GACGTGGTGGTTGGCGGGACCGAGACTACGTCGACCACGGTCGAATGGGCCCTGTCCGAGCTCATGTATCATCCACACATCATGAGAAAAGTACAAGACGAGCTAGAGAAAGTAGTAGGCAAAAATAACACAGTAGAAGAGTCTCATTTGCGGAAACTACACTACTTAGATGCGGTCTTGAAGGAAGTTCTCCGGCTACACCCAGTGCTCCCGTTACTCATTCCACGCCGCCCAAGCGCTTCGTGTAATGTGGGTGGCTATACGATCCCCAAGGACACCCGTGTCTTGGTTAATGCATGGGCCATACATAGGGACCCAGATGCTTGGGACCGTCCATTCGAGTTCCGACCGGAGAGGTTCTTGACGGAGGCTACGAAATCGGATTTTAATGGTAACGATTTCCGTTACATTCCGTTTGGATCTGGGAGGAGAATCTGTGCCGGGCTTCCTTTAGCAGAGAAGATGTTAATGCATGTGTTGGCATCGCTCCTGCATTCATTCGAGTGGGCATTGCCAGAAGGGACGGAGCTCGATCTTTTGGAGAAATTTGGGATTGTTATCAAGAAATCCACGCCGCTCATCGCCATCCCTTCGCCGAGATTATCTAATCCTCAGCTCTATGCTCCGTATGCAACCTTCGAGATTTAG